A genomic segment from Thermus sp. LT1-2-5 encodes:
- a CDS encoding ABC transporter ATP-binding protein yields MAQLLVENVTLTFGGVAALTAVSLRVDQGELVSIIGPNGAGKTSLLNVISGFYHPQRGRILFEGEEITRASPHEITRKGIARAFQNIELFSGLTVLENLMLARHTHLRYGLLQAGLFYGRAMAEEVRNRRLVEEVIDFMELEPYRKALVGNLPYGVRKRVEVARALALSPKLLLLDEPMAGMTLEEKEDMVRFILEIRAQGTTVILIEHDLGVVMDISDRVYVLDFGQVIAEGPPEAVAQNPRVQEAYLGVEA; encoded by the coding sequence GTGGCCCAGCTACTCGTGGAGAACGTCACCCTAACCTTTGGCGGCGTGGCCGCGCTGACCGCCGTCTCCTTGCGGGTGGACCAGGGGGAACTCGTTTCCATCATCGGCCCCAACGGGGCGGGGAAGACCAGCCTCCTGAACGTGATTTCCGGCTTCTACCACCCCCAGCGAGGGCGCATCCTCTTCGAGGGCGAGGAGATCACCCGGGCAAGCCCCCACGAGATCACCCGGAAGGGCATCGCCCGGGCCTTTCAGAACATCGAGCTTTTCTCCGGCCTCACCGTCTTGGAGAACCTCATGCTGGCCCGGCACACCCACCTCCGCTACGGCCTCCTTCAGGCGGGGCTCTTTTACGGCCGGGCCATGGCGGAGGAGGTGAGGAACCGCCGCTTGGTGGAGGAGGTCATCGACTTCATGGAACTGGAGCCCTACCGCAAGGCCCTGGTGGGCAACCTGCCCTATGGGGTGCGGAAGCGGGTGGAGGTGGCCCGGGCCTTGGCCCTTTCCCCCAAGCTCCTCCTCCTGGACGAGCCCATGGCGGGGATGACCCTGGAGGAGAAGGAGGACATGGTGCGCTTCATCCTGGAGATCCGCGCCCAGGGCACCACGGTGATCCTCATCGAGCACGACCTCGGGGTGGTGATGGACATCTCCGACCGGGTCTACGTCCTGGACTTCGGCCAGGTCATCGCCGAGGGCCCGCCGGAGGCCGTGGCGCAAAACCCGAGGGTGCAGGAGGCCTACCTGGGGGTGGAGGCGTGA